A section of the Perognathus longimembris pacificus isolate PPM17 chromosome 7, ASM2315922v1, whole genome shotgun sequence genome encodes:
- the Rnf11 gene encoding RING finger protein 11 — MGNCLKSPTSDDISLLHESQSDRASFGEGTEPDQEPPPPYQEQVPVPVYHPTPSQTRLATQLTEEEQIRIAQRIGLIQHLPKGVYDPGRDGSEKKIRECVICMMDFVYGDPIRFLPCMHIYHLDCIDDWLMRSFTCPSCMEPVDAALLSSYETN, encoded by the exons ATGGGGAACTGCCTCAAATCTCCCACCTCGGATGACATCTCCCTGCTGCACGAGTCTCAGTCCGACCGGGCCAGCTTCGGCGAGGGGACGGAGCCGGATCAGGAGCCGCCGCCGCCATATCAG GAACAAGTTCCAGTTCCAGTCTATCATCCAACACCCAGCCAGACTCGGCTAGCAACTCAACTGACTGAAGAAGAACAAATTAGGATAGCTCAAAGAATAGGCCTTATTCAGCATCTGCCTAAAGGAGTTTATGACCCTGGAAGAGATGGATCAGAAAAAAAGATCCGAGA GTGTGTGATCTGTATGATGGACTTTGTTTATGGGGACCCAATTCGATTTCTGCCGTGCATGCACATCTATCACCTGGACTGTATAGATGACTGGTTGATGAGATCCTTCACATGCCCCTCCTGCATGGAGCCAGTTGATGCAGCACTGCTTTCATCCTATGAGACTAATTGA